The nucleotide sequence ACCGAAAACCGTTCAGGCAGTCCTAGCACATTTTCATACATTTCAGCAATCGTTTTAAACGTTGTTAAAAAGATGGCGAAAATCGGAATGATGATAATGGCTGCATAGATCAATATGAGTCCGTACTTTGTTCCTTTCAACGTTCGTCACCCTTTCCTCAGTAGTCGACCCTGTTTGCGCGCAATGCTTTAAACTGCACAAACGTAATCAGGGCAATAACGGCCATAAAAATAACTGATTCTGCTGATGCATAGCCGAATTTAAAGCTTCTGAATGCGGTTGTGTAGATCAGGGTTGCGATAATCTCCGTTGAATAGTTCGGACCACCCCGAGTCATGGCAAAGATCAGATCGAACGCCTTAAAGGACTGGATCGTTGTGTAGGCCACAACGATGGTTGCTGCGGGAGCTACAAGCGGCCATGTGACTTTTTTGAACGTCTGCCATCTGCTTGCCCCTTCTATTTTTGCCACCTCGTAAAGATCGGCAGGAATACTCTGAAGACCGGCAACAAAAATGATAATCATCTGTCCTGTATGAAACCATACTTGCACGACAGCAATTGAAAAGATGGCGATTTTCTCATCACCTAGCCAGTTCTGTGCCAGGAAATCAAGCTGCAGCCCTGTAAGAATGGTTTTAAGGAGCCCAAGGTTTGGATCGTAAATAAACGACCAGATAAAGGCGACTGAAACAGAGGATAGAATCGTAGGAAAAAAGAACAGCGCCCTGAAAAAAACATTGGTCCTTGTGTTTTTAATCAGGAACAGGGCAAATACAAGGGAAAACAGCGTTTGAAAGACAACGACAAACAGCATGAATTTCACGTTGTTTCCAAGTGCTTTTGCAAAAATAGAATCATTTGTCGCCAGATTGATATAATTGGTCACTCCGACGAAATCAAAATCAGGAGATATGCCGTCCCAGTTAGTAAATGAGTAAAAGAAGGCGCTCAGTGTCGGGTAGATAAAAAAGATGCTGTACACAAGAATGCCGGGTGCCAGAAAGAACAGCAGTGATTTGTTATGTTTCAGCAATGAAAAGGCCTCCTTTCATGATGAGAAGAAGAGGGGCTTTCCCCCTCTTCTCCGGATTACTTGCTTAAGTTCTGCTCAACGATTTTTTGTGCTTCTGCAGCTGCTTTTTCAGGATCCGTTCCGCCGATGACAGCTTGTATGGACGCGATCACCGCTTTTTCAACATCTGCATTCGGAATTAGAAAGCGGGGCTGGAACCGTGTGTTTTTTTCCATCCAGACAGCCGTATCTTTCAGTTCTTCAGACTCATACGTGACATCCTTAAGCGTAACGTGCTGGCCTGTTTTATTTGCATACTCGCCTGCATTTTCTGATTCAGAAAGGAAACTCACGAATTTCTTTGCTGCATCCTGCTTTTCTGATTTGCTGTTGACTGCAAGCATGAACGTGGTTGTATGGACACCCTCGTATTTCGCTTCATTTTCAGCAACAGTGATTGGGGCAAGAAGCTGAAGCTTGATGTCCGGATTTTGCTGCTTAATGCCGGCCATAGCGTATGATCCGCTTGCAAGCATTCCTGCTTTTTCCTGGGCCATCAGCGCAATGGCGCCGTCATGCTTTGTGCCGAGGGCTTCTTTTGTAATATAGCCTTTATCCGTCAGCTCTTTAAATTGAGAAAGTGTTTTGACCCACCACTCTTCTGTCAATTTCGCATCGCCGGCCATAAGATTAGCAAAAATCTCTTCGTCCGGCGCATTGTTCATCATCATGCTGTTCATCAGCTGTCCGGGACCAATGTCAGCTCCAGGGAAGGCGATAGGGGTATAGCCATTTTCTTTAAGAGTTTCGCAAAGAGCTAAAAACCCTTCCCAGTCTTTAGGAGGCTCAAGACCGAGCTCTTCGAAAATACCTGCATTATAGACAGGCTGGTTGTAGACAAGCTGCAGCGGAACGGCAAGCTGTTTGCCGTCTGCCTTTCCTGATTCTATCAGGTTTTCATTGTAATTTTGAACAAATTCCTCATTGGAAAGGTCAGCGAAAAAGCCTGCTTTTTTAATAATTTCAAATTGAGAGCCCGGGAATGAAGTAAACACATCTCCCGTTGAACCGTCTCTGAGCAGCG is from Bacillus sp. FSL H8-0547 and encodes:
- a CDS encoding sugar ABC transporter permease — encoded protein: MKHNKSLLFFLAPGILVYSIFFIYPTLSAFFYSFTNWDGISPDFDFVGVTNYINLATNDSIFAKALGNNVKFMLFVVVFQTLFSLVFALFLIKNTRTNVFFRALFFFPTILSSVSVAFIWSFIYDPNLGLLKTILTGLQLDFLAQNWLGDEKIAIFSIAVVQVWFHTGQMIIIFVAGLQSIPADLYEVAKIEGASRWQTFKKVTWPLVAPAATIVVAYTTIQSFKAFDLIFAMTRGGPNYSTEIIATLIYTTAFRSFKFGYASAESVIFMAVIALITFVQFKALRANRVDY
- a CDS encoding extracellular solute-binding protein encodes the protein MNKKLSSFLAAIFVMVLALAGCSSNETGGSGKDGVTEISFIHWRGEDAEVFKELISKFEKENPKIKVNMTVYPSEEYQSTAQTLLRDGSTGDVFTSFPGSQFEIIKKAGFFADLSNEEFVQNYNENLIESGKADGKQLAVPLQLVYNQPVYNAGIFEELGLEPPKDWEGFLALCETLKENGYTPIAFPGADIGPGQLMNSMMMNNAPDEEIFANLMAGDAKLTEEWWVKTLSQFKELTDKGYITKEALGTKHDGAIALMAQEKAGMLASGSYAMAGIKQQNPDIKLQLLAPITVAENEAKYEGVHTTTFMLAVNSKSEKQDAAKKFVSFLSESENAGEYANKTGQHVTLKDVTYESEELKDTAVWMEKNTRFQPRFLIPNADVEKAVIASIQAVIGGTDPEKAAAEAQKIVEQNLSK